From the genome of Glycine max cultivar Williams 82 chromosome 2, Glycine_max_v4.0, whole genome shotgun sequence, one region includes:
- the LOC100798083 gene encoding uncharacterized protein, with translation MDDAKKLYESLFDQLNSTFRRFFSALPQRHHDPYARSLRPPPPPPHPRLWPIVQELSLVLRSCLLLLTLPRSDQKFLLLKCRFLLRVLKSFLSLDVAEHGGLRFRNFLSGVDLELPDSCRSYLCALLEVFADELLRNQSLRRYLMKVDSVSSTSEKLFMCHFNQGDIASVLEVITTHFIMSVSNEKAFEDFTSGLFLQCNMDFRFPKLSLAPSMMLLLDPVVLSAPKMFQAHTFSMVSEAIGSGLSSEILAPDMNCHLTALQKSVILYSTHVSSLQINGFCVELKCSYNSYLLERGQPTFEAYILQGTRNRLNQVLSKLDNSWDSYHCKMSSKSKADLLADYIAFMKERQHIFVDSCRDATTLILDCIIHQAFSQDATGDAVYHIKENTSAQDIHLLASILKLMSVSLLQTIKYLSNSGDSDCLKSMGSASVREKYDFLISIIDHFQQFKFCLPIQTLLYDAMKTQQSNYKVSKSMLVHFIGLLSLSFSNGFDLLAKGCILVLMALMCLFVFEEGDLVALGSLRGLSLQPCSSEIPSDKNGKGSRDKRPVYKVAAEFRRIQACNLRTVSFTSYNLQDGTEKTCNGEVFLNCILEDPKKVSDYDDLADFLECKTGKNYSKWLNGREVYRNRRYQRKIDLRKKKKETFWNSSKYRKIGKSLKRQNICTFMKHWK, from the exons ATGGACGACGCAAAGAAATTGTACGAATCACTCTTCGACCAACTCAACTCCACCTTCCGCCGATTTTTCTCCGCTCTGCCTCAGCGCCACCATGACCCTTACGCTCGGTCTCTTCGGCCTCCGCCTCCGCCTCCGCATCCACGGCTGTGGCCAATTGTTCAAGAACTTTCTCTCGTTCTGCGGAGCTGTCTTCTTCTCCTGACGCTCCCGCGCTCCGACCAgaagttcctcctcctcaagtGCCGCTTCCTCCTTCGCGTTTTGAAGTCCTTCCTCTCTCTTGATGTCGCCGAACATGGCGGTTTGCGCTTCCGCAACTTTCTCTCCGGCGTTGACTTGGAGCTTCCTGATTCTTGCCGTTCGTATCTATGCGCGCTGCTTGAG GTATTTGCAGATGAACTTTTAAGAAATCAATCTTTGAGAAGATATCTTATGAAGGTTGATTCAGTGTCTTCCACCAGTGAAAAACTTTTTATGTGCCATTTCAACCAAGGTGATATTGCCAGTGTCCTGGAGGTGATAACTACCCATTTCATCATGTCAGTTTCTAATGAGAAAGCATTCGAGGATTTCACAAGTGGATTATTTTTACAATGTAACATGGATTTTAGATTTCCTAAACTTAGCCTTGCGCCCTCCATGATGTTGCTGCTTGACCCTGTTGTGCTTTCTGCACCGAAGATGTTTCAGGCACACACATTTTCAATGGTTTCTGAAGCCATTGGTTCAGGCTTATCTTCAGAGATTTTAGCTCCAGATATGAATTGCCACCTAACAGCACTTCAAAAATCTGTTATCTTGTACTCTACGCATGTGTCTAGTTTGCAAATAAATGGCTTTTGTGTTGAGTTGAAATGTTCCTATAATTCATACCTGCTTGAGAGAGGTCAGCCAACTTTTGAAGCTTATATCCTGCAAGGCACAAGGAACAGATTAAATCAAGTCTTATCAAAATTAGATAATTCATGGGACTCCTATCATTGCAAAATGTCTTCCAAATCAAAAGCTGACCTTTTGGCTGACTACATTGCATTTATGAAAGAGAGACAGCACATATTTGTTGATTCATGCAGGGATGCGACTACCTTAATCTTAGATTGTATTATCCATCAAGCTTTCTCTCAGGATGCCACTGGAGATGCAGTATACCATATAAAGGAAAATACTAGTGCCCAAGACATACACCTTCTTGCATCCATATTGAAGTTGATGAGTGTTTCATTGCTACAGACAATTAAGTATCTAAGCAATAGTGGTGATTCAGATTGTTTAAAATCCATGGGAAGTGCCTCTGTGCGCGAGAAATATGATTTCTTGATCAGCATCATTGACCATTTTCAACAATTTAAGTTCTGTTTACCAATTCAAACATTATTGTATGATGCGATGAAAACTCAGCAATCAAATTACAAAGTCTCCAAATCAATGCTTGTGCACTTTATAGGCTTGCTATCTTTAAGTTTTAGCAATGGATTTGATTTGCTTGCTAAGGGGTGTATACTCGTACTTATGGCACTGATGTGTCTATTTGTTTTTGAAGAGGGAGATTTAGTTGCTTTGGGGTCATTGAGGGGTCTGTCATTGCAACCTTGCTCGTCTGAAATTCCATCTGATAAGAATGGAAAG GGGTCTAGAGATAAGCGACCTGTCTATAAAGTTGCCGCAGAGTTTCGTAGAATTCAAGCATGTAATTTAAG AACGGTTTCCTTCACCTCCTATAACTTACAGGATGGAACAGAGAAAACCTGCAATGGGGAAGTGTTCCTTAATTGCATATTAGAAGACCCCAAAAAGGTATCTGATTATGATGATCTTGCAGATTTCCTTGAG